The genomic DNA ACCCGGACGCTGATCGTCCTGATGATCCTGGGCATCCTCAAGATCTCCAACACCGACGTCTCCACCGACGTGTCGGTGATCTACCACGGCTGGTACGAGGTGCTGCGCACGGGCACCTTCCCGCTGGACGACGTCACCTGGCAGTACCCGCCCGGGGCCGCGCTGGTGATCCTGGCGCCGGGGCTGCTGCCGTGGTCGTACCTGACCTCGTTCTTCGTGCTCTGCGGCGTGCTGGACGCGCTGGCGATGTTCCTGCTGGTCCGGGCGGGAACGCGGAAGGGCCGCAGCTTCCTCGGCGGCTGGATGTGGGTGGCGGGCGTGCCGCTGCTCGGCCCGACCGTGTACTGCCGCTACGACATCCTGGTGACCGCGATCGCCATCGCCGGCCTGCTCGCGGTGGCGCGGCGGCCCGGCTTCGGCGGCCTGCTGCTGGGCCTGGGCGGCCTGCTGAAGATCTGGCCGCTGCTGGCCCTGATCGGCACCCCGCGCGGCCGCCGGACCCGCCGCTCCTGGACGGCCGCCGCCGCGACCGCCGCGGCCCTGGGCTTCCTGCTGACCGCGGGGATGAACGGCGCCTTCGAGTTCCTGAAGTTCCAGACCGAGCGCGGCATCGAGATCGAGTCGCTGGGCGCCCTGCCGCTGCACTTCGCCCGGCTGACCGGCAACTGGCACGGCACCGTCACCATGAACTACGGCTCGGTCGAGATGCTCGGCCCGTGGGTGCCGGTGGTCTCCAAGGTGATGGTGGCGCTGACCGTGACCGGCTTCGGCTGGCTGCTGCTGTGGCGCCTGCGCGCGGGCCGCTGGCAGGCCTCGACCACGTACGACGCGGCGCTCACCGCGCTGCTGGTCTTCACCGTGACCAGCCGGGTGATCTCCCCGCAGTACCTGGTCTGGCTGATCGGCCTGACCGCCGTCTGCCTGACCGTGCGCGGCACCAGCCAGCGGCCGGTGGCGGTGCTGATCCTGATCGCCACCGTGCTCACCACGCTGGAGTTCCCGGTGCTGTTCGGGCAGGTGCACAAGAGCCAGTTCTGGGGCGTCCTGGTGCTCAGCGCCCGCAACCTGCTGCTGCTCGCCGCCACCCTGGTCTCCTGCCGCCGGCTGTGGCGCTCCACCCGCCGCCCCGACGCCGACCCGACCGTGGTGCTGCCGGCCGTCGAGCCGGTGGCCGGCTACCCGGTCCGCCCGGGGATCGCGTACGAGCAGGCCCTGCTGGACGACCTGGGCCAGCCGGCCGGGCGAGCCACCACCTGAAAGTTTCAGCAAGTTCTTGCGGGCCCGGTGGGCGCGCTGGCACGATCTTCGGCATGCCCGAACACGAGATCGCGTACGACGTCCTGGTCGCCGGCGGCGTCGGGGTCGA from Kitasatospora terrestris includes the following:
- a CDS encoding glycosyltransferase 87 family protein — its product is MELAPAGRTGSTAHLALPSGSAPTRTRGPLWALTGGWLATRTLIVLMILGILKISNTDVSTDVSVIYHGWYEVLRTGTFPLDDVTWQYPPGAALVILAPGLLPWSYLTSFFVLCGVLDALAMFLLVRAGTRKGRSFLGGWMWVAGVPLLGPTVYCRYDILVTAIAIAGLLAVARRPGFGGLLLGLGGLLKIWPLLALIGTPRGRRTRRSWTAAAATAAALGFLLTAGMNGAFEFLKFQTERGIEIESLGALPLHFARLTGNWHGTVTMNYGSVEMLGPWVPVVSKVMVALTVTGFGWLLLWRLRAGRWQASTTYDAALTALLVFTVTSRVISPQYLVWLIGLTAVCLTVRGTSQRPVAVLILIATVLTTLEFPVLFGQVHKSQFWGVLVLSARNLLLLAATLVSCRRLWRSTRRPDADPTVVLPAVEPVAGYPVRPGIAYEQALLDDLGQPAGRATT